The proteins below come from a single Planctomycetaceae bacterium genomic window:
- a CDS encoding Gfo/Idh/MocA family oxidoreductase: protein MNTLPASERPADVNSGCSAFTMRESVPLGILLALWAFNRRMAATDLHTFIQGPSIMQRRTFLQAGSAAAVAGLAPRLFAGSATAPRRVGLIGTGWYGKCDLFRLLQVEDVEVTGLCDVDSRMLAEAAELTSQRQKSGKSPRTFSDYRQMLEQEPFDIMLVVTPDHWHALPAIAAMNKGFDVWVQKPISVDVVEGQAMLSTARKTGRVVQVGTQRRSTPHLIEARDRIINEGLLGDIGLVECYCYYHMRSQANPPDSTPPEYLDYEMWTGPAPLRPYNELVHPRSWRVFMEYCNGIVGDMCIHMYDMVRWMLNLGWPTHISSNGGILVQTDAKANTTDTQTATFQHPDFPVIWQHRTWGNAPDPEYPWGATIYGSKGTLKLSVHKYDFIPSGGGKPIHGDVVMELDQYPVDKTEKDLEKHVAPAIRAHMKNFLECIDSRERPVADIEQGHISTASCILANLSLELGRTLHWDPVKHEVIGDPEANQRLRRSYRSGWEHPEPV from the coding sequence GTGAACACACTCCCGGCCAGCGAACGTCCGGCGGACGTGAATTCCGGCTGTAGCGCGTTTACGATGCGAGAGTCGGTTCCGCTCGGGATTCTGCTTGCGCTTTGGGCGTTCAACCGGCGAATGGCGGCGACCGATCTTCACACGTTCATTCAGGGACCATCGATCATGCAGCGACGGACATTTCTTCAGGCGGGTTCCGCGGCGGCGGTGGCGGGACTGGCACCTCGGTTGTTTGCAGGTTCCGCAACGGCTCCGCGGCGAGTCGGGCTGATTGGAACCGGCTGGTACGGCAAGTGTGACTTGTTCCGGCTGCTTCAGGTTGAAGACGTGGAAGTCACCGGACTGTGCGATGTCGACAGCAGAATGCTGGCGGAAGCCGCAGAACTGACGTCGCAGCGACAGAAATCCGGAAAGTCGCCGCGCACTTTTTCCGACTATCGGCAGATGCTGGAACAGGAGCCGTTCGACATCATGCTGGTCGTGACTCCCGACCACTGGCACGCGCTGCCTGCGATTGCCGCGATGAACAAAGGATTCGATGTCTGGGTTCAGAAACCGATCAGCGTCGATGTCGTGGAAGGGCAGGCGATGCTGTCGACGGCGCGCAAGACCGGGCGAGTCGTTCAGGTCGGTACTCAGCGCCGCAGCACGCCGCATTTGATTGAAGCGCGGGACCGCATCATCAATGAGGGTCTGCTGGGCGACATCGGGCTTGTCGAATGTTACTGCTACTACCACATGCGGTCTCAGGCGAACCCACCGGATTCCACGCCGCCGGAATACCTGGACTATGAAATGTGGACCGGTCCGGCTCCGTTGCGGCCTTACAACGAACTGGTGCATCCCAGAAGCTGGCGAGTGTTCATGGAATACTGCAACGGCATCGTCGGCGACATGTGCATTCATATGTACGACATGGTTCGCTGGATGCTGAACCTTGGCTGGCCGACCCACATCAGTTCGAACGGCGGCATTCTGGTGCAGACCGATGCGAAGGCAAACACCACGGATACTCAGACGGCAACGTTTCAGCATCCGGACTTTCCCGTGATCTGGCAGCATCGCACGTGGGGCAACGCTCCGGATCCCGAATATCCGTGGGGAGCGACGATTTATGGCAGCAAGGGAACGCTGAAGCTGAGCGTCCACAAGTACGACTTCATTCCCTCCGGCGGCGGCAAACCAATTCACGGTGACGTCGTGATGGAACTTGACCAGTATCCCGTCGACAAGACCGAAAAGGATCTGGAAAAGCATGTCGCGCCGGCCATCCGTGCTCACATGAAGAACTTCCTGGAATGTATCGATTCGCGCGAACGGCCGGTGGCGGATATTGAGCAGGGCCATATCTCAACGGCCAGTTGCATCCTGGCGAACCTGTCGCTGGAACTCGGGCGAACTCTGCACTGGGATCCGGTGAAGCACGAAGTCATCGGCGACCCGGAAGCCAACCAGCGACTTCGCCGGTCCTACCGCAGCGGCTGGGAACATCCGGAACCCGTGTGA
- a CDS encoding DUF1559 domain-containing protein, with protein sequence MNLATSRNGRLAAQGYYPKVAIDSSGNITVLNGRSWVVELLPHLGRQDLFDSWNLNSAWDNGVVPGPDGSSTNREIAATYLQVLICPHDETVFQQPGGLSYVVNCGIGDRNFTAFSRGDFSDRSDLGHAFQIEPFDWDGDGILPPNDPDDIAITREMGVFWPEFGFFSASSDDTTETGDISGSANFQDIHDGASNTILLTENVNAGMAPGSTFNSWANPQLSNCGFLWPVKPAAVNPAIAGTGLQTIVDESAGDPRINAMNDGQHDGQAPFPNSMHSGIVVVSWCSGSVTTLSEDIDPSVYVRLLTPGGIRPRDIPGFMPEAPVSETDF encoded by the coding sequence TTGAACCTGGCAACATCGCGCAACGGACGTCTGGCGGCTCAGGGGTACTATCCGAAAGTCGCGATTGACTCGTCCGGCAACATCACGGTGCTGAACGGACGAAGCTGGGTCGTGGAGTTGCTGCCACATCTTGGTCGCCAGGATCTGTTCGACAGTTGGAATCTCAATAGCGCGTGGGACAACGGCGTCGTTCCGGGGCCTGATGGAAGTTCCACGAACCGAGAGATCGCGGCAACTTACCTCCAGGTGCTGATATGTCCTCACGATGAGACAGTATTCCAACAGCCCGGCGGACTGAGCTACGTGGTGAACTGCGGCATCGGAGATCGGAACTTCACCGCGTTTTCGCGAGGCGACTTTTCCGATCGGTCGGATCTGGGTCACGCTTTTCAGATCGAACCATTTGACTGGGACGGAGACGGGATTCTTCCGCCCAACGATCCGGACGACATCGCGATCACTCGCGAGATGGGCGTGTTCTGGCCGGAATTCGGATTCTTCAGCGCCAGCTCCGACGACACAACAGAAACCGGCGACATATCCGGGAGTGCGAATTTCCAGGACATCCACGACGGGGCGAGCAATACCATCCTGCTGACCGAAAACGTGAACGCCGGCATGGCACCTGGCTCAACATTCAACTCGTGGGCGAATCCGCAGTTGTCGAATTGCGGATTTCTGTGGCCGGTCAAGCCCGCCGCGGTCAATCCGGCGATTGCCGGAACGGGTCTGCAAACAATCGTGGACGAATCGGCCGGCGATCCGCGAATCAACGCCATGAACGATGGTCAGCACGATGGCCAGGCTCCATTTCCGAACTCCATGCACTCCGGGATAGTCGTCGTCAGTTGGTGCAGCGGATCCGTCACGACGCTCAGCGAAGACATCGATCCGTCCGTCTACGTGCGTTTGCTGACTCCCGGCGGAATCCGGCCGCGAGATATTCCCGGATTCATGCCCGAAGCACCCGTCAGCGAAACCGATTTCTGA
- a CDS encoding LL-diaminopimelate aminotransferase — translation MVHINENYLKLKAGYLFPEIARRVKAFSEAHPDAQIIRLGIGDVTEPLPAAVIDAMHSAVDDMASRSTFHGYGPEQGYAFLRDPIAAQDYQARGINVSADEIFISDGSKCDTGNILDIFGNDNRIAITDPVYPVYVDTNVMAGHTGPVDDNGRYSGLVYLPVNAENNFVPELPSEPVDLIYLCYPNNPTGTVASRAMLQKWVDYAKVHGAIILFDAAYEAFISDPEIPHSIFEIDGAREVAIEFRSFSKNIGFTGVRCAFTVVPKDLKVTASDGSSVSLHQLWNRRQSTKFNGASYVVQKGAAAAYSEAGRAQMKDLIAFYMTNARLLREGLQAVGIEVFGGENAPYVWLKTPGNLTSWQFFDLLLEKGHLVGTPGSGFGASGEGYFRLSAFNSRANVEAALDRFRNAIG, via the coding sequence CACATCAACGAAAACTACCTGAAACTGAAAGCCGGATATCTGTTTCCGGAGATTGCCCGTCGCGTCAAAGCGTTTTCGGAAGCTCATCCGGATGCTCAGATTATTCGGCTGGGGATCGGCGACGTCACGGAACCACTGCCGGCGGCTGTCATCGACGCGATGCATTCGGCCGTTGACGACATGGCCAGCCGATCCACTTTTCACGGTTACGGACCGGAACAGGGCTACGCGTTTCTGCGCGACCCGATTGCCGCTCAGGACTATCAGGCTCGCGGAATCAACGTGTCGGCCGACGAGATTTTCATTTCCGACGGCTCCAAATGTGACACCGGCAACATCCTGGACATCTTCGGCAACGACAACCGCATTGCGATCACGGATCCGGTCTATCCGGTGTATGTCGACACAAACGTGATGGCGGGCCATACGGGACCGGTCGACGACAACGGCCGTTACTCCGGGCTGGTCTATCTGCCGGTCAACGCGGAAAACAACTTCGTGCCGGAACTGCCGTCGGAACCGGTCGATCTGATCTACCTGTGCTATCCCAACAATCCCACGGGCACCGTCGCGTCGCGCGCAATGCTGCAGAAGTGGGTCGACTACGCGAAGGTCCATGGGGCGATCATCCTGTTCGACGCCGCTTACGAAGCGTTCATTTCCGACCCGGAGATTCCTCATTCGATTTTTGAAATCGATGGTGCGCGGGAGGTGGCGATTGAGTTCCGCAGTTTCAGCAAGAACATCGGCTTCACCGGCGTCCGCTGTGCGTTCACGGTGGTGCCGAAAGATCTGAAAGTCACGGCGTCGGACGGAAGTTCCGTCTCGCTGCACCAGTTGTGGAATCGACGCCAGTCGACCAAGTTCAACGGAGCTTCTTACGTGGTTCAAAAAGGAGCGGCGGCCGCGTATTCGGAAGCCGGGCGAGCACAGATGAAGGACCTGATTGCGTTCTACATGACCAACGCGCGCCTGCTGCGGGAGGGACTGCAGGCGGTCGGCATTGAGGTGTTCGGCGGCGAGAACGCGCCCTACGTCTGGCTAAAGACTCCCGGTAACCTCACAAGCTGGCAGTTCTTCGATCTGCTGCTGGAGAAAGGCCATCTGGTCGGCACACCAGGCAGCGGCTTCGGTGCTTCCGGCGAAGGCTACTTCCGACTCAGCGCTTTCAACAGCCGCGCTAATGTCGAAGCCGCACTGGACCGCTTCCGCAACGCGATCGGATAG